The following proteins come from a genomic window of Neptunomonas concharum:
- a CDS encoding TRAP transporter small permease, which yields MQEPHVSTAPVQPESIGKTKIYNYDPDLSQHPLPPHLSAIPDKESTALGRFLIRFEQVLNWIFRSLMLCAGLGLAFLMFGQIIMRYVLESPFTGIEEAAVLLGVWIYFLGMGYATREREHIHGGVVSLMVSDPVKISLIRLAGSIVSMLAACIFGYFACKYALFVIEKGRMSINLQWPRGLWSGSMIVGFAMMVGYFLLESINEYRDLLRLRRTRQQRECTL from the coding sequence ATGCAAGAGCCACATGTTTCTACCGCACCGGTGCAGCCGGAATCTATCGGTAAAACCAAAATCTACAATTATGACCCCGATCTAAGCCAGCATCCCCTTCCTCCCCATCTAAGCGCGATACCCGATAAAGAGAGCACAGCACTTGGGCGTTTTTTAATTCGCTTTGAACAAGTTCTCAACTGGATATTTCGGAGCCTCATGCTCTGCGCAGGACTGGGGTTAGCCTTTTTAATGTTCGGGCAGATCATCATGCGTTATGTGCTCGAATCCCCTTTTACCGGCATCGAAGAGGCTGCCGTACTGTTAGGAGTTTGGATCTACTTTTTAGGGATGGGTTATGCCACCCGCGAGCGAGAACATATTCACGGCGGAGTTGTCAGTCTGATGGTCAGTGACCCGGTAAAAATCAGCCTGATTCGTTTAGCCGGCTCTATCGTCAGCATGCTAGCTGCCTGTATTTTTGGCTACTTTGCCTGCAAATATGCGTTGTTCGTCATCGAAAAAGGCCGCATGAGCATCAACCTTCAATGGCCTCGGGGGCTATGGAGCGGCAGTATGATCGTCGGCTTTGCGATGATGGTGGGCTACTTCCTGCTAGAGTCCATTAACGAATATCGGGATCTACTACGGTTACGCCGCACCCGCCAGCAAAGGGAGTGCACCCTATGA
- the dctP gene encoding TRAP transporter substrate-binding protein DctP, with the protein MTIKNSLKTLFTGCTLAASIALTPLSSYAGEDFILAQAMTTDHIFHASSEQFMENLKAQQSRYNVEYHPGGDLGDWTSQFEQAMQGVIPMTMTYGASEFDGRLDLTWLGYVVDSWDSARKAYGPNGPMLDVYNKILAENDLVALGLIPAGFGSITIRKGVGKVPTNFPEDAAGIKMRVVPTPLAIERFKNWGFSAVPMPFAELYTGLQLGTVDGRAFGPAVEIWQMRDVLESYILTRDYFEHAFWLVNKQWWDDLPADERKKMRAAADQTLEWAWNEAEKIDSDYLNKVRDYGIEIVELKPQELEKAKKTLYAHEWPYMEKVVGPEIMEMMRKIAGIN; encoded by the coding sequence ATGACAATCAAAAACTCTCTAAAAACCCTATTCACTGGTTGCACACTGGCTGCATCTATCGCGCTAACCCCTCTGTCCAGCTACGCAGGTGAGGATTTTATCCTTGCCCAAGCGATGACAACTGACCATATCTTCCATGCCTCATCAGAGCAATTTATGGAAAACCTGAAGGCTCAGCAATCCAGATATAACGTTGAGTACCACCCCGGTGGTGACTTAGGGGATTGGACATCACAGTTTGAGCAAGCGATGCAAGGTGTGATCCCAATGACCATGACGTACGGTGCATCTGAATTTGATGGCCGCCTTGATCTGACATGGCTGGGTTATGTCGTTGATAGCTGGGATTCGGCTCGTAAAGCTTATGGCCCTAACGGTCCGATGCTAGATGTTTATAACAAAATTTTGGCAGAGAATGATCTCGTCGCACTCGGCTTAATACCTGCCGGATTCGGCTCTATTACCATTCGTAAAGGGGTGGGTAAAGTTCCGACCAACTTCCCAGAAGATGCCGCCGGTATCAAGATGCGCGTTGTACCAACGCCTCTGGCGATTGAACGCTTCAAAAACTGGGGATTCTCCGCTGTACCCATGCCTTTTGCGGAGCTTTACACCGGCTTGCAGTTAGGCACTGTCGATGGCCGCGCCTTTGGTCCTGCTGTCGAGATCTGGCAGATGCGTGATGTGTTGGAAAGCTACATCCTTACCCGCGATTACTTCGAACACGCGTTCTGGCTGGTGAATAAGCAGTGGTGGGATGACCTACCAGCGGATGAGCGCAAAAAAATGCGTGCCGCAGCCGACCAAACCCTCGAATGGGCGTGGAATGAAGCGGAAAAGATCGACAGTGATTATCTGAATAAGGTACGCGACTACGGCATAGAGATTGTGGAGTTAAAACCACAGGAGCTGGAAAAAGCCAAAAAGACCCTATACGCCCATGAATGGCCTTACATGGAAAAAGTGGTCGGCCCTGAAATCATGGAGATGATGCGCAAAATCGCCGGTATCAACTAA
- a CDS encoding LysR family transcriptional regulator, whose translation MKKQKKFTGQLSDIDLRMLRIFKVVVECGGFSAAEVELNITRSAISISMSDLEKRLGFTLCQRGRSGFTLTDEGQQVYEYTLELLSSIENFRTQVNTLHTQLIGELNIGITDNLVTMPKMKITNALAALKKQGPGVAINIRMIAPNEIELGVLDGKLHVGVVPTLRSLAGLNYTPLYEEQSKLYCSAGHQLFDQADSNIDLNVWDAVAPAYAQTPEIKTCYQQLNATATATDREGIAFLILTGQYIGYLPDHLAERWVSEGKMRAIAPERYGYETFFSVITRKGARSNLVLETYLEQLKQQQ comes from the coding sequence ATGAAAAAGCAGAAAAAATTTACAGGGCAACTCAGTGATATCGACCTTCGGATGCTGCGTATCTTTAAGGTAGTGGTTGAGTGCGGCGGCTTTTCTGCAGCAGAGGTGGAGCTAAATATCACCCGTTCGGCTATTAGTATCTCTATGTCGGATCTTGAGAAACGACTAGGGTTCACGCTGTGCCAGCGGGGGCGTTCTGGATTTACCCTGACCGATGAAGGCCAGCAGGTCTACGAATACACACTGGAGCTGTTGTCCTCTATTGAGAACTTCCGTACACAGGTCAATACACTGCACACGCAGCTGATTGGTGAGTTGAATATCGGCATCACAGATAATCTGGTCACGATGCCAAAAATGAAGATTACCAACGCCTTAGCCGCACTCAAAAAGCAAGGGCCAGGGGTAGCTATTAACATCCGCATGATTGCGCCCAATGAAATTGAGCTGGGTGTTTTAGATGGCAAGCTCCATGTGGGTGTGGTCCCGACGCTTCGCAGTCTTGCAGGGCTGAACTACACTCCTTTGTATGAGGAGCAATCAAAGCTGTATTGCTCTGCAGGCCATCAGCTGTTTGATCAGGCAGATAGTAATATTGATTTAAACGTCTGGGACGCGGTGGCTCCTGCCTATGCACAAACCCCCGAGATCAAAACTTGTTATCAGCAATTGAATGCTACTGCCACTGCAACCGACCGAGAAGGTATCGCCTTTCTTATCCTGACAGGCCAATACATTGGCTACTTACCCGATCACTTAGCAGAGCGTTGGGTGAGTGAGGGGAAAATGCGGGCCATTGCGCCTGAGCGTTACGGATATGAGACATTTTTCTCTGTGATCACGCGCAAAGGCGCACGCTCAAATCTAGTGCTCGAAACCTACCTAGAGCAATTAAAACAACAGCAATAG
- the ahpC gene encoding alkyl hydroperoxide reductase subunit C yields the protein MSQSLINTEVKPFKATAFHNGAFIDVSDADLKGKWSVIFFYPADFTFVCPTELGDLADYYGQMQEIGVEVYAVSTDTHFTHKAWHDSSETIGKINYPMIGDPTGAITRNFGVMIEEVGLAERGTFVIDPEGKIQIIEINAGGIGRDASELLRKIKAAQYVAAHPGEVCPAKWKEGEATLAPSLDLVGKI from the coding sequence ATGTCACAATCGCTAATCAATACTGAAGTAAAACCATTTAAAGCCACTGCGTTTCACAACGGTGCATTTATTGATGTCTCTGATGCAGACCTTAAGGGTAAGTGGTCTGTAATTTTCTTCTACCCAGCGGATTTCACGTTTGTGTGCCCAACTGAGTTGGGAGATCTGGCGGACTACTACGGCCAGATGCAAGAGATTGGTGTTGAGGTATATGCCGTATCGACTGATACCCACTTCACGCACAAAGCTTGGCACGATTCTTCTGAAACCATCGGCAAGATCAACTACCCAATGATCGGCGATCCTACCGGTGCTATCACTCGCAACTTCGGTGTGATGATTGAAGAAGTGGGTCTGGCTGAGCGTGGAACCTTTGTTATCGATCCTGAAGGAAAAATTCAGATCATCGAAATCAACGCAGGCGGTATTGGCCGTGATGCAAGCGAGCTACTACGTAAAATCAAAGCAGCTCAATACGTTGCCGCTCACCCTGGCGAAGTATGCCCAGCGAAGTGGAAAGAAGGCGAAGCAACATTAGCACCTTCGTTAGATCTGGTAGGTAAAATCTAA
- the ahpF gene encoding alkyl hydroperoxide reductase subunit F — protein MLDANIKQQLDTYLRNIVNPIEIAVSVNTSDKSKELLSLAQEIAELSDKITLSVDDNPKDRAPLMSIGALGSAPRVAFAGIPMGHEFTSLVLALLQAGGHPSKAEQALQDQAKSLTETLHFETYISLSCQNCPDVVQALNLMAALNPNIQHTMIDGALFQDEVDARNIMAVPSVYLNGELFGQGRMTLAEILNKVDTGASQKQAEALSAKDPYDVLIVGGGPAGASAAIYAARKGIRTGIVADRFGGQVMDTLSIENFISVKETEGPKLVANLEQHVLSYDVDLMNSQKATKLSVDNGVEVTLENGAVLKSRSVILATGARWREMNVPGEQVYRGKGVAYCPHCDGPLFKGKKVAVIGGGNSGIEAAIDLAGIVEHVTVLEFAETLRADEVLQRKARSMGNIEIITQAMTTEVIGDGQRVTGLHYTDRATNESHLLSVAGIFVQIGLIPNTDWLKGDIELSQHGEIVIDSRGQTSLPGVFAAGDVTTVPYKQIIIAMGAGSTAALSAFDHLIRTPVSASETQAA, from the coding sequence ATGTTAGATGCAAATATTAAACAGCAATTGGACACCTATCTTCGAAATATCGTGAATCCGATCGAAATTGCTGTGTCAGTGAATACCAGTGATAAATCAAAAGAATTACTGTCGTTAGCGCAAGAGATCGCGGAATTATCCGATAAAATCACCCTCAGCGTTGATGACAACCCAAAAGACCGTGCGCCCTTAATGTCGATAGGTGCGCTAGGCTCTGCCCCCCGAGTAGCGTTTGCCGGTATTCCGATGGGGCATGAATTTACCTCTTTGGTGTTGGCTTTATTGCAGGCCGGTGGCCATCCCTCCAAAGCGGAGCAGGCATTACAAGACCAAGCAAAAAGTCTTACCGAGACATTACATTTTGAGACCTATATCTCACTAAGCTGCCAAAACTGCCCTGATGTGGTGCAAGCGCTTAACCTAATGGCTGCACTAAACCCCAACATCCAACACACCATGATTGATGGGGCACTGTTCCAAGATGAGGTAGATGCCCGCAATATTATGGCGGTGCCTTCAGTTTACTTAAATGGTGAACTGTTTGGCCAAGGCCGTATGACCTTGGCAGAGATACTCAACAAAGTTGATACCGGCGCTAGCCAGAAACAGGCAGAAGCGCTATCGGCAAAAGACCCTTACGACGTCTTGATCGTAGGTGGTGGGCCTGCGGGGGCATCGGCGGCTATCTATGCTGCACGAAAAGGTATCCGTACCGGCATCGTTGCCGATCGTTTTGGCGGACAGGTGATGGATACGCTATCGATTGAGAACTTCATCTCCGTCAAAGAGACCGAAGGCCCCAAACTGGTAGCGAACCTAGAACAGCACGTCTTAAGTTATGATGTAGACCTGATGAACAGCCAAAAAGCCACAAAGTTATCGGTTGATAATGGGGTGGAGGTCACACTGGAAAACGGCGCTGTGCTTAAAAGCCGCTCAGTAATTTTGGCAACCGGTGCCCGCTGGCGTGAGATGAATGTCCCCGGTGAGCAGGTGTATCGCGGCAAAGGCGTAGCTTACTGCCCACACTGTGACGGCCCCTTGTTTAAGGGTAAAAAGGTCGCTGTGATTGGTGGTGGTAACTCGGGTATCGAGGCGGCAATAGACCTTGCCGGTATTGTTGAGCATGTCACTGTTTTAGAGTTCGCAGAAACCTTGCGAGCTGATGAAGTGCTGCAACGCAAAGCGCGATCCATGGGTAATATTGAGATCATCACGCAAGCGATGACCACCGAAGTTATCGGTGATGGGCAGCGGGTAACAGGGCTTCATTACACCGACCGAGCCACCAATGAGTCCCACCTGCTATCCGTGGCCGGTATCTTTGTGCAGATTGGCTTAATCCCTAACACCGATTGGCTCAAAGGAGACATTGAACTAAGCCAGCATGGTGAGATTGTGATTGATAGCCGAGGGCAAACATCCTTGCCGGGTGTATTTGCTGCCGGTGATGTTACAACCGTACCCTACAAGCAGATTATTATCGCAATGGGAGCAGGCTCCACAGCGGCATTAAGTGCCTTTGATCACTTGATCCGCACACCGGTTAGCGCATCAGAAACACAAGCGGCCTAA
- a CDS encoding thioesterase family protein — translation MLKTHYAPVPESYCDYNGHLNEGYYLVMLSLATDTVLDAAGLDAESRNALNFSAFTVQNNLRYFKEIYKGKRLTAYSRVLSSDKKRLRIWHELRNEEGTETYAAVECLLVGVDMASRKSAVWPAKVETIIRELQASHEQYTWPMGAGNAITQPAQGASV, via the coding sequence ATGCTGAAAACCCACTATGCCCCAGTTCCCGAAAGTTACTGTGACTACAATGGCCACCTTAACGAAGGCTACTACTTAGTGATGCTGTCCTTGGCGACAGACACTGTACTTGATGCCGCTGGGCTGGATGCTGAATCCCGCAATGCGTTGAACTTCAGCGCCTTTACTGTACAAAATAACCTGCGTTATTTCAAAGAGATATACAAGGGTAAGCGTTTAACGGCTTATTCCCGTGTGCTATCGAGCGACAAAAAACGCCTACGCATATGGCATGAGTTGCGTAACGAAGAAGGTACAGAAACCTACGCAGCGGTTGAGTGCCTTTTGGTGGGTGTCGATATGGCATCACGTAAGAGCGCGGTATGGCCTGCTAAGGTAGAAACCATTATTCGTGAGCTACAAGCAAGCCACGAACAATACACATGGCCAATGGGCGCAGGTAATGCCATAACCCAACCGGCGCAAGGTGCATCTGTTTAA
- a CDS encoding glutathione S-transferase — MTLPVLYSFRRCPYAMRARLALAYSGVKVEHREVVLKNKPAALLEASAKGTVPVLVIGNTVIDESADIMRWALSQQDPASWLPSQQREAISTLIWQNDHEFKPWLDRYKYADRYPEHPMTYYREQCEAWFATLESSLKQHDGYLLGASATLADWALLPFIRQCAHVDRTWFYAANYPHLQAWLDKLLGSELFASIMHKYQPWEEGTSQE, encoded by the coding sequence ATGACATTACCGGTTTTATACTCGTTTCGCCGTTGCCCTTATGCGATGCGTGCCCGTTTAGCCTTGGCCTATAGCGGTGTGAAGGTTGAGCATCGAGAAGTGGTGTTAAAGAACAAACCCGCTGCGTTGCTCGAGGCATCCGCAAAAGGCACCGTGCCGGTATTAGTGATTGGAAATACCGTAATCGATGAAAGCGCCGATATCATGCGCTGGGCACTGAGCCAGCAAGACCCAGCATCTTGGCTCCCCAGCCAACAGAGGGAAGCCATAAGCACGCTTATATGGCAAAACGACCATGAATTTAAACCATGGCTAGACCGCTACAAGTATGCCGACCGTTACCCCGAACACCCCATGACCTACTACCGTGAACAGTGTGAAGCATGGTTCGCAACACTGGAATCCTCCCTCAAGCAGCATGATGGGTATCTGCTAGGAGCAAGCGCAACCCTTGCGGATTGGGCGCTGCTACCCTTTATCCGCCAATGTGCCCATGTAGACCGAACATGGTTCTATGCAGCCAACTACCCCCACTTACAAGCATGGTTAGACAAGCTGCTAGGCAGCGAGCTATTTGCCAGCATCATGCACAAGTACCAACCATGGGAAGAGGGCACAAGCCAAGAATAG
- a CDS encoding AAA family ATPase, which produces MRLVKARVQNYRSIIDTGEFDVEKLKSILVGPNEAGKTVLLQALQQLSKPADIGGFDPLRDYPRSKYNDITTGKAKPENITVVTGYFELEDEDKELIPEEFHQCQYKLYRNLNNKGYHSLINAPELLHYSDIKKPFIRMASHMDKNYILTGGNKKPSEALNDLSSEWSDSKPISGDEVTTLEKWLNDHYEYVEEGNATEENRHSELLEKIKTNLKRDKVLKTLDSRTPVFILFNNYFKVKPTIHLGHLAQRIEQNILDDEYYDYGNQCLLKLLGFTARELSDLGATQSPNINDTNALKEYRDRLDKRSYQLNAASVRLTNEIRQVWMPNPDRPEADKLKVAADGQYLKVVVEDDLGVDIELDQRSEGFQWLVSFFIVFFSEAMDKHENAILLLDEPGMSLHALKQRDFRETISRLAKNNQTLFTTHSPFLVGPDELDIVRVVEMKDRATGTKVHTTISSDDPAGLLPLQEALGYDLAHSLFSQQRNLILEGITDYWYVEATAEMLRASLESNLNEKIALVFSNTAGKVVYYATILHAHNLKVAALLDSDSAGDQAAQQEALVHTLGNKNILRTKDYCSIQKAEIEDLLRETLITVANETFSVDVSATAAQQPDRPIVNIFSDEISNFSKYKLAKAYIRWTRSNDSSALSEYEREQWKELIAAINKALK; this is translated from the coding sequence ATGAGATTGGTAAAAGCAAGAGTTCAGAACTACCGAAGCATAATTGATACGGGCGAGTTTGATGTCGAAAAGCTAAAATCAATTCTTGTTGGCCCGAATGAGGCTGGTAAAACGGTACTTCTCCAAGCCCTTCAACAGCTAAGCAAACCAGCTGATATCGGTGGCTTTGATCCTTTAAGAGATTACCCAAGATCAAAATATAATGACATCACAACGGGGAAGGCAAAGCCTGAGAATATTACTGTTGTTACGGGCTATTTTGAGTTAGAAGATGAGGATAAGGAACTGATACCAGAAGAATTTCATCAGTGCCAATACAAACTATACAGAAACCTAAACAACAAAGGCTATCACTCTTTAATTAATGCGCCAGAGCTACTTCATTATTCCGATATTAAAAAGCCTTTTATTCGTATGGCCTCGCATATGGATAAAAACTACATTTTAACGGGAGGCAATAAGAAGCCAAGTGAAGCACTAAATGATTTGAGCTCTGAATGGAGTGACTCAAAACCTATTAGTGGGGATGAAGTTACAACTTTAGAGAAGTGGCTGAATGATCACTATGAATATGTTGAAGAGGGCAATGCTACTGAAGAAAATAGGCACTCAGAATTACTAGAAAAAATAAAGACTAATCTAAAGCGGGATAAAGTGTTAAAAACTCTCGATTCAAGAACCCCTGTCTTTATTCTCTTTAATAACTATTTCAAGGTCAAACCAACTATCCATCTCGGTCACCTTGCGCAAAGGATTGAACAAAATATTCTTGATGATGAATATTATGACTATGGAAATCAATGTTTGCTTAAACTCTTGGGGTTTACCGCTAGAGAACTATCTGATTTGGGGGCGACACAAAGCCCAAATATTAATGATACAAATGCGCTTAAAGAATATAGAGATAGACTAGATAAAAGAAGTTACCAGCTAAACGCTGCGAGTGTTCGACTCACGAATGAGATTAGACAAGTATGGATGCCGAACCCTGATAGACCGGAAGCCGATAAGCTAAAAGTAGCAGCAGATGGTCAGTATTTAAAAGTTGTTGTCGAAGATGACCTTGGTGTAGACATTGAATTAGATCAACGTTCTGAAGGGTTCCAATGGTTGGTTTCATTCTTTATCGTATTTTTTTCAGAGGCTATGGATAAACATGAAAATGCCATATTACTCCTTGATGAGCCCGGGATGAGCTTGCATGCTCTTAAACAACGAGATTTCCGGGAAACCATATCTAGGCTTGCCAAAAATAATCAAACGTTATTTACAACCCATTCTCCATTCCTTGTAGGCCCTGACGAGCTCGATATCGTTAGAGTTGTTGAAATGAAGGATCGGGCAACAGGGACTAAGGTTCATACAACTATATCTTCAGATGATCCAGCCGGATTGTTGCCATTGCAAGAAGCTCTTGGATACGATTTAGCTCATAGCTTATTCTCTCAACAAAGAAATTTAATATTGGAAGGAATTACTGATTACTGGTACGTGGAGGCAACTGCAGAAATGCTTCGCGCATCTTTAGAATCCAATCTTAACGAAAAAATTGCATTAGTTTTTTCCAATACTGCTGGAAAAGTCGTTTATTATGCGACAATTTTACACGCGCATAATTTAAAGGTGGCCGCTTTGCTGGATTCTGATTCAGCAGGTGATCAGGCTGCACAACAGGAAGCTTTGGTTCACACCCTAGGCAATAAAAATATTTTACGTACTAAAGACTATTGTTCAATTCAAAAAGCAGAGATAGAAGATTTGCTTAGAGAAACACTAATTACTGTGGCGAATGAAACGTTCTCAGTGGACGTTTCCGCAACAGCAGCTCAGCAGCCAGATCGTCCAATAGTAAATATATTTAGTGATGAAATAAGTAATTTTTCTAAGTATAAATTAGCCAAGGCATACATACGCTGGACTAGGTCAAATGATTCTAGCGCTCTATCTGAATATGAGCGCGAACAATGGAAAGAACTGATAGCAGCTATCAACAAAGCATTGAAGTAA
- a CDS encoding TetR/AcrR family transcriptional regulator yields the protein MGTLRDSERTRGKLIEAAGHLFAEKGFNGVTVRDIAKAANASLSSLNYHFRTKEALYHEALMDACQADSVPDKDKAALLKLDPKEALFILAKEALKEYRKQTTSNWRTALITRECREPSHEFKAVSEKHLTPETHFLAEIIGRAANKPATDYHVRFAVITLISLLETFGLYRHLIDEVSPGLDDFFKPKDGLAQHIVHLVLEAARNDTAT from the coding sequence ATGGGAACCCTACGAGATTCTGAACGAACACGCGGCAAACTCATCGAAGCCGCAGGCCATCTTTTTGCAGAAAAAGGGTTTAACGGCGTAACTGTTCGGGATATCGCTAAAGCAGCGAATGCCAGCCTAAGTTCATTGAACTACCACTTTAGAACCAAAGAAGCCCTATACCACGAAGCACTGATGGATGCCTGCCAAGCAGACTCGGTACCAGACAAGGATAAAGCAGCGTTATTAAAACTCGACCCCAAGGAAGCGCTGTTTATCCTCGCGAAAGAAGCACTAAAAGAATACAGAAAACAAACCACATCAAACTGGAGAACGGCACTGATCACAAGAGAGTGCCGAGAACCGAGCCACGAATTTAAGGCAGTATCCGAAAAGCACCTCACACCCGAAACACACTTTTTGGCAGAGATTATCGGCCGCGCCGCCAACAAACCCGCCACCGATTACCATGTTCGCTTTGCTGTTATCACCCTGATCTCATTGCTAGAAACATTCGGGCTTTACCGGCATTTGATAGATGAAGTATCACCGGGGCTTGATGACTTTTTCAAACCGAAAGATGGGCTAGCTCAGCATATTGTTCATCTTGTGCTCGAAGCGGCAAGAAACGATACAGCTACATGA
- a CDS encoding GNAT family N-acetyltransferase has product MNLQYLASLPPEYKKAALTLYTEALRDKLQPILGDSKRAAKVLMHGMAANRCLVAIDKQKLVGVLGIQTVAGGFLNPPIRSIIREYGWAGGLYRFAGLSLLHHETAEDECYIDGIAVDESMRGKGTGTQLLDYLETASKNHGIRRITLEVTSTNHRAKTLYNRLGFVESKQTSLWPFDDLYGFPFSSVTVMEKQLY; this is encoded by the coding sequence ATGAACCTACAATACCTTGCCAGCCTACCACCAGAGTATAAAAAAGCAGCCCTAACGCTTTATACTGAGGCGCTTAGAGATAAACTCCAGCCTATTCTTGGCGACTCAAAACGGGCAGCGAAGGTGCTTATGCATGGTATGGCCGCGAATCGCTGCCTAGTGGCTATTGATAAGCAAAAATTGGTTGGCGTATTGGGGATACAGACCGTTGCAGGCGGTTTTCTTAACCCCCCTATCCGTTCAATAATAAGAGAATATGGCTGGGCTGGAGGCTTATACAGATTTGCAGGCTTGAGCTTACTCCATCATGAAACTGCAGAGGATGAATGCTACATCGACGGAATTGCAGTGGATGAATCCATGAGAGGAAAAGGCACCGGAACGCAACTGCTCGACTATCTCGAAACAGCTTCGAAAAACCATGGCATTCGGCGAATTACACTTGAAGTGACAAGCACCAACCACCGAGCCAAAACCCTCTATAACCGCTTAGGCTTTGTGGAAAGCAAACAGACCTCCCTTTGGCCTTTCGATGATCTTTATGGGTTTCCATTCTCATCGGTGACGGTAATGGAAAAACAGCTGTACTAA
- a CDS encoding alpha/beta hydrolase family protein: protein MTAKRRSPITTRLLTGLAIAVLALGALTTVAEEEPFERREIRFMHGGNTLQGVLILPATIKEITSCMVFVHGSGNTPRDAYGYYESIWRLFARKGWCSLSWDKPGVGGSGGDWRSQSMEDRATETSSAIEFLRNTAGFESVKIGLIGFSQAGWVMPKVANQREDIAFMISVSGAVNWMEQSRYSGRKRMEAEGMSEQEIKAEERAAASIDALLQNDAPYQTYLAHIAEDSNTEPMSEAFWGFAKRNQYVDVRADLRAINVPVLALFGSHDAYVEPVSSAATYRAELNRSAAPFFEVRIFDRADHGLMKTNDIKPAHQGIEAWFKLLSIWFGGDDIFAEGFLDSMAAWLDRFADQEG from the coding sequence ATGACAGCCAAGCGCCGCTCCCCTATAACGACTCGCCTGCTTACTGGCTTAGCAATCGCAGTTCTCGCTCTGGGGGCGCTCACCACAGTTGCCGAAGAGGAACCCTTTGAGCGACGGGAAATCCGCTTTATGCATGGCGGAAACACGCTGCAAGGTGTACTGATCTTACCGGCTACCATCAAGGAGATAACTTCCTGCATGGTCTTTGTGCATGGGTCTGGTAATACGCCCCGCGATGCATATGGCTACTACGAATCCATCTGGCGCTTGTTTGCACGAAAAGGCTGGTGCTCTCTCTCATGGGATAAACCGGGTGTTGGTGGCTCTGGTGGGGATTGGCGATCGCAATCAATGGAAGACCGCGCTACAGAAACCTCCTCCGCTATTGAGTTTTTACGCAATACAGCTGGGTTTGAAAGCGTAAAAATCGGCCTTATTGGATTCAGCCAAGCGGGTTGGGTTATGCCCAAAGTGGCCAACCAACGTGAAGATATCGCCTTTATGATCTCCGTTTCGGGGGCTGTAAATTGGATGGAGCAATCCCGTTATTCGGGGCGTAAGCGTATGGAAGCGGAAGGCATGAGCGAGCAGGAGATCAAAGCGGAAGAGCGCGCCGCCGCAAGCATCGACGCCCTCCTCCAAAACGATGCACCCTATCAAACCTATCTGGCTCATATCGCCGAAGACTCAAACACAGAACCAATGAGTGAAGCTTTCTGGGGTTTTGCAAAGCGTAACCAGTATGTTGATGTCCGTGCAGATCTACGAGCTATCAATGTACCCGTGCTGGCCCTGTTTGGGTCACATGATGCCTATGTCGAACCGGTTTCGAGCGCCGCCACCTATCGTGCCGAACTCAACCGATCAGCAGCGCCCTTCTTTGAGGTTAGGATATTTGACCGCGCCGATCACGGCCTAATGAAGACAAATGACATCAAACCCGCACACCAAGGGATTGAGGCTTGGTTCAAGCTGCTTAGTATTTGGTTTGGCGGTGACGACATCTTCGCGGAAGGCTTTCTGGATAGTATGGCCGCTTGGCTAGACCGGTTCGCCGATCAAGAAGGCTAA